The region TGCGCTCGTTGCTGTACTACCAGTTGAACGTGCTGGAATTCCACACTCACCTGGTCACGCCGAAAATCCCGCACCCGTGGGAGTCGAAGCCGTGGGCATGGCCGATGGGCATGCGCCCGATGCTCTACTACTACGAGTCGGGCATGCCGGGCTGCGGCCGGTCCAGCTGCGTCGAGGCGACGATGCTGATCGGCACCCCGGCGATGTGGTGGTTGGCGCTGCCCGTCGCGGGCTGGGCGGTCTGGCGCGCGACCAGCAGGATGGACTGGCGCTATGCCGCGGTCCTGGTCGGCTACGGCGCGGGCTATCTGCCGTGGTTCACGAACCTGGACCGGCAGATGTACTACTTCTACGCGACGCCGCTGGCACCGTTCCTGATCTTGGGCATCGTGCTGGTGCTGGGCGAGGTCCTGGGCACGGCGCGGGACCACTTCGAGCGGCGCCGGACCGGGCTGCTCGCGGTGGCGCTTTACGTGGGGCTCGTGGTGGCGAACTTCGTGTGGCTGTGGCCGATCCTCAACGGCGAACCGATCACCCAGGAACACTGGCAGGCCGAACTCTGGCTACCGTCCTGGCGCTAAGCCCGCGCCGAGCAGTACCAGCCAAAACGGCCGGGCAGGCACGTGGCTCCCAGCGGAACCAGGCGCTACCAGGACCGCCGTTTATCGTCCATTCAGGACAATTGAAGGGACAACCGAAAATGGCTGGCGTCGAGGAAGTTCGGATGGAAATTGCGCTTGCGAATGAAAAGGCACGGGAAGGCATCGCTGCGCTACAGCACGTTGTTCACGTCCTGGGCGAAGCCCAGAAGACTTTAGGTACCGCCACACACGGCACGACTCAGGACGAGATCCTGCAGGCATCGGGCTTGCTAGCGCAAGCCGCCCAGTCGACAACCGAGTTGCAAGGAACGATCAGCGCCAGCATCGAAACGTCCGAAAGCTACGCCGGTCGCTTGTAGGCTTCCGGTGGTGAGCGCGCTGGAGGATGTCTTACAGGCACTCCGCACGGCGGTCGGCAAGATCGACGAGGCTCGCGACGGACTTTCCACAGCCAAGGATCGTTGGGAAGAACGCGGCGAAATGCTGGCGGGGTGCCTGTATGGCACCAATGATCCGGACGCCCAGGAAGTCCTTGCGAGCCAAGGTGTCACGTCGGAAGCGATGTACGTGGTGCGGGAGCAGTTGGGGGCGGTGCAACGCCGGATCGAGCAATACCAAAAGCAACTCGGTTCGGCCGAGGCCCCGACACCGACCGGAGCAGGCGGCATGCCACCGGCCGAATCAAAGCCGATCAGTAATTTCCATGGCGATGCCTACCCTCCGGAAGCGGCTGGGCTTATCGAGCAGCTACCGAAGCGGGTCACGCCGAACAACAACGAAAGGACCGTGGGCGTGGCTCGACTGGGGGACAAACTCTTCCCCCCAGATGCATTCAGGGCGCGATCCCGTGTGGTCGGGGAAGGTGCGTGAAGGGCTGGACGAAGTGGGTGTGCCGTCGGAATGGCTGGACGGTCACGTGGAGCTGAAGTTGGCCGCGATGATGCGTGATACACGGCAGCAAAGAGGTCGCAATCAACTACACGCCGTGCGGATACGAACGCCAACGCCGGTTGCCTAATACCTGCCATAGGGTTCTCGACCGGTTCCTACCGGAAGGGTATAGCTTGACGGTCTACGGGACCGACCAGAACAACCAGCCATTCCGCCACACCTACAGGGGGCGAGGGACGTAATGTGCAGCGCCGTTGCAGAACTGCTGGCTGACGGCGGTCTGGAGCTTTCCGCGGTGACCGACAGCGCCGAGGTGATCGAGTTGGTCAAGCAGGCGAACGGCAAGCGCCCCGGGCAGGCGTGGGCGTTCTATGTTGACCTGTCGAGTAGCCAAGCTCCCCGGCTGACGGTCGGGCTGAACGGAGACCGTGGCGTGATCACCTGGTGGGGCGGTTCGGGCACCTACGGTCCCGCCGACGGTGCAAACAAGGACCCGGTGGATTACTGGCTAGGCGGGCACCACTCCCAACTGGGCACCGGCCTGGAGCTCCCGGCGGACCGGGCGCTAGCCGGGCTGCGGGAGTTCCTGGTCACAGGCCAGCGCCCCACCTGCATTGAGTGGGTGCCCAGGTAAGGTTGATCATCAGCTCGCGGGTGCGGTCGAGCTGCGGGGTCGAGGTCGGGGCGGTTGGCCTTTAGTGTGCTGCCGCCACATTGACGGTGGCCTGCGGTGTGCTCTCAACGGCGGCCATTCAACGCCCCCGCTGCGACGGAGACATTCCCG is a window of Saccharopolyspora phatthalungensis DNA encoding:
- a CDS encoding DddA-like double-stranded DNA deaminase toxin, with protein sequence MIHGSKEVAINYTPCGYERQRRLPNTCHRVLDRFLPEGYSLTVYGTDQNNQPFRHTYRGRGT
- a CDS encoding Imm1 family immunity protein translates to MCSAVAELLADGGLELSAVTDSAEVIELVKQANGKRPGQAWAFYVDLSSSQAPRLTVGLNGDRGVITWWGGSGTYGPADGANKDPVDYWLGGHHSQLGTGLELPADRALAGLREFLVTGQRPTCIEWVPR